From the Manihot esculenta cultivar AM560-2 chromosome 3, M.esculenta_v8, whole genome shotgun sequence genome, one window contains:
- the LOC110610798 gene encoding L-gulonolactone oxidase 3, with product MVYSWYILGAVHLLLLWGLNPITVLAMPPPPPVRCNDSGCTLYNSYGVWNDRKPCNVANVSYPSSEEELRLAVAYANRNKLKVKVVSRFSHTIPKFACPGSGNERSMLISTLNYKSGIEIDMANLAVTSDAGVGLRELIDKVEEAGLSLVAAPYWEGVSVGGLISTGAHGSSWWGKGGAVHDHVIGLSLIVPAKESEGYAKIIRIGAQDPLLKAAKVSLGMLGVISKVKLSLEPAFKRSITYNFTDDAHIEDMIIDHGKKYEFGDITWYPSRKTAVYRYDFRVPVNLSGDGAFDFLGFQSNSILVSKSTRAAEKSLEKARDVSGKCLLAISFVGFKKLVANGLKNSLIFTGYPVVGHQGKMQTSGSCLYSPEARIDTSCAWDPRINGLFFYETTAIFPASKFVDFIKDVKKLRDLKPENFCGVDIYNGFLIRFIKASQAYLGQSEDSVVLDFNYYRADDPSTPRLNQDIWEEVEQMAFFKYGAKPHWAKNRNLAFLDVQSKNPNLSKFLAAKKLLDPENMFSSEWSDEILMSGKEAVKGDGCALEGQCICSEDKHCSPENGYFCRTGLVYKEARVCRYSLSSTT from the exons ATGGTCTACTCATGGTATATTCTTGGTGCCGTGCACCTTCTTCTCCTTTGGGGTCTAAACCCAATTACTGTCCTTGCCatgccacctccaccacctgttCGATGCAACGATTCTGGCTGCACCCTTTACAACTCCTACGGCGTCTGGAATGATCGGAAGCCTTGTAACGTTGCTAATGTCTCTTACCCATCATCTGAAGAAGAACTACGCTTGGCTGTTGCATATGCTAATAGAAATAAACTCAAGGTTAAAGTGGTTAGCAGATTTTCACACACAATTCCCAAGTTTGCTTGTCCTGGTTCAGGGAATGAGAGATCGATGTTAATAAGCACACTGAATTATAAGTCTGGCATTGAAATTGACATGGCTAATTTAGCTGTCACATCTGATGCTGGAGTGGGTCTGCGTGAGCTGATTGATAAAGTTGAAGAAGCTGGATTGAGCTTGGTGGCAGCTCCATATTGGGAGGGTGTGAGTGTGGGTGGACTTATTAGCACTGGAGCACATGGAAGCTCATGGTGGGGTAAAGGTGGAGCTGTTCATGATCATGTCATTGGCCTTAGTCTTATTGTCCCTGCAAAGGAGTCTGAAGGGTATGCAAAAATTATCAGAATTGGAGCCCAAGATCCTCTGCTTAAGGCAGCCAAAGTATCTCTAGGAATGCTAGGCGTCATCTCCAAG GTGAAGTTGTCCCTGGAGCCTGCATTCAAAAGAAGCATCACATACAATTTCACAGATGATGCTCATATAGAGGATATGATCATAGATCATGGGAAGAAATATGAATTTGGTGATATTACTTGGTACCCGTCAAGGAAAACAGCTGTTTATAGATACGATTTCAGAGTTCCTGTGAATCTCTCTGGTGATGGAGCATTTGATTTTCTTGGATTTCAATCCAACTCAATTCTGGTATCAAAGTCAACTAGAGCAGCAG AGAAATCATTGGAGAAAGCAAGGGATGTGAGTGGGAAGTGCTTATTGGCAATTTCTTTTGTGGGATTTAAGAAGTTGGTAGCCAATGGATTGAAGAATAGCCTAATCTTTACTGGCTATCCAGTAGTGGGTCACCAGGGAAAAATGCAGACATCAGGTTCTTGTTTATATTCCCCAGAGGCAAGAATCGATACTTCTTGTGCTTGGGATCCAAGAATTAATGGGCTCTTCTTTTATGAAACAACAGCAATATTTCCTGCTTCAAAGTTTGTAGATTTCATCAAAGATGTGAAAAAACTAAGAGACCTTAAACCAGAAAATTTTTGTGGGGTTGATATCTACAATGGGTTCCTGATAAGATTCATCAAGGCATCTCAGGCATATCTTGGACAATCCGAGGATTCAGTGGTTCTTGATTTTAACTATTATCGTGCCGATGATCCTTCAACTCCAAGATTAAACCAAGACATCTGGGAAGAAGTAGAACAAATGGCATTCTTCAAATATGGGGCTAAACCACATTGGGCTAAGAATAGGAACCTAGCATTCTTGGATGTGCAGAGCAAGAATCCTAATCTTAGCAAGTTTCTTGCAGCAAAGAAGCTATTAGATCCTGAAAACATGTTTTCTAGTGAATGGTCAGATGAGATATTAATGTCAGGGAAAGAAGCTGTGAAAGGAGATGGTTGTGCATTGGAGGGGCAATGTATATGCTCAGAAGACAAGCACTGTAGCCCAGAAAATGGGTATTTTTGCAGAACAGGGCTTGTGTATAAAGAAGCTAGAGTCTGCAGGTATTCATTGTCCTCAACCACATGA